In Microbacterium lushaniae, the following are encoded in one genomic region:
- a CDS encoding DNA-formamidopyrimidine glycosylase family protein, with product MPESPEVDALAAFLRDTLHGARVGDTDLAEFRTLKTRARPPAELSGHVVTDVRRYGKHIALVTDAAVLVISFGRAGWARWLPVGAGAPADPVADAPPAIATIDFPERGALALTDAGQWLSIGVSIVDEPADVPAIAKLGPDPTADDWSRTDLERVLGTRRKQVKALLQEQESLAGIGNAYSDEILFVARISPLAHAADLTPAERDRLYDAIRSVLGEAFAARRGVPPERQKADKVASMRVHGRTGQPCPTCGGEVADVPGSKGTAQYCPACQTGGVPQTG from the coding sequence GTGCCCGAATCCCCCGAGGTCGATGCGCTCGCCGCATTCCTCCGCGACACCCTGCACGGCGCTCGGGTCGGTGACACCGACCTCGCCGAGTTCCGGACGCTGAAGACCCGGGCGCGACCGCCGGCGGAACTCAGCGGGCACGTCGTGACCGACGTCCGCCGCTACGGCAAGCACATCGCACTCGTCACCGACGCAGCAGTGCTGGTCATCAGCTTCGGTCGGGCGGGGTGGGCGCGGTGGCTCCCCGTCGGCGCCGGGGCCCCGGCCGATCCGGTCGCGGACGCACCGCCGGCGATCGCCACGATCGACTTCCCCGAGCGTGGCGCGCTCGCCCTCACCGACGCGGGCCAGTGGCTTTCGATCGGGGTGTCGATCGTCGACGAGCCCGCCGACGTGCCCGCGATCGCCAAGCTCGGCCCCGACCCCACCGCCGACGACTGGTCGCGCACCGACCTCGAGCGCGTTCTCGGCACGAGGCGCAAACAGGTCAAGGCTCTGCTGCAGGAGCAGGAGAGCCTCGCCGGAATCGGCAACGCCTATTCTGACGAGATCCTCTTCGTGGCGCGCATCTCCCCGCTCGCACACGCCGCCGACCTCACGCCGGCCGAACGCGATCGTCTGTACGACGCCATCCGTTCGGTGCTCGGCGAGGCGTTCGCCGCCCGACGCGGCGTGCCGCCGGAGCGGCAGAAGGCCGACAAGGTCGCGTCGATGCGAGTGCACGGGCGCACCGGACAGCCCTGCCCGACGTGCGGGGGCGAGGTGGCGGACGTGCCCGGCTCCAAGGGGACGGCCCAGTACTGCCCCGCGTGTCAGACCGGCGGCGTGCCGCAGACCGGCTGA
- a CDS encoding MarP family serine protease, with the protein MLLVDVLLIVLLVIAVVVGLRRGLLASVGLFAGLAAGALAAYWLMPVVGRWVPVAGWRTLAVAATGIFLLLVGAAIGSAVGRMLRRGADRIRLRIPERLLGAAVNLVAAVLAISFVGGALVSTGTPVVSSALASSTVLRTIDAGTPAPVRAALAQLRGSVFDEGLPTLGRLLEPVVTPETPDVALDDPSLTRAAQSVAKITGVAYACGITASGTGFAVAPDLVVTNAHVVAGVTQPVVELPGEAARDGRVVYFDPIDDLAVVAVDDLGAEPLTVAPTLAVGDAAVVQGYPHGGPFTSGPAQVVSVGTVAVPDISDSSAALREIYALAATVQPGNSGGPVLTTDGRVAGVVFARSDVGDDLGYAMTPAELNPVLAQLDAFDAAVPSGSCRR; encoded by the coding sequence GTGCTGCTCGTGGACGTCCTGCTGATCGTGCTGCTCGTGATCGCGGTCGTCGTGGGACTGCGCCGCGGGCTGCTCGCGAGCGTCGGGCTGTTCGCGGGGCTGGCCGCCGGCGCCCTCGCCGCGTACTGGCTCATGCCGGTCGTGGGGCGGTGGGTTCCCGTGGCCGGGTGGCGCACGCTCGCGGTGGCCGCGACCGGCATCTTCCTCCTGCTGGTGGGCGCGGCGATCGGGTCGGCCGTCGGGCGGATGCTGCGCCGCGGAGCCGACCGCATCCGCCTGCGCATCCCCGAACGGCTCCTGGGCGCGGCGGTGAACCTCGTGGCGGCAGTGCTGGCGATCTCGTTCGTCGGCGGGGCGCTCGTGTCCACCGGAACCCCGGTCGTCTCCAGCGCGCTGGCATCCTCCACGGTGCTGCGCACGATCGACGCCGGGACTCCGGCACCCGTGCGTGCGGCGCTGGCGCAGCTGCGCGGGTCGGTGTTCGATGAAGGCCTGCCCACCCTCGGCCGGCTCCTCGAACCGGTCGTGACGCCCGAGACCCCCGACGTCGCCCTCGACGACCCCTCCCTGACCCGTGCGGCGCAGTCGGTGGCGAAGATCACCGGCGTGGCATACGCGTGCGGCATCACCGCCAGCGGCACCGGCTTCGCCGTCGCGCCCGATCTCGTCGTGACCAACGCGCACGTGGTGGCGGGGGTGACCCAGCCGGTCGTGGAACTTCCCGGCGAGGCGGCCCGCGACGGGCGCGTGGTGTACTTCGACCCCATCGACGACCTGGCCGTCGTCGCGGTGGACGATCTGGGCGCCGAGCCGCTCACCGTGGCCCCGACGCTGGCGGTGGGCGACGCCGCGGTCGTGCAGGGCTACCCGCACGGCGGCCCGTTCACCTCCGGCCCGGCGCAGGTGGTCTCGGTCGGCACGGTCGCCGTCCCCGACATCTCCGACTCCTCCGCCGCGCTGCGGGAGATCTACGCGCTGGCCGCCACCGTGCAGCCCGGCAATTCCGGTGGTCCCGTGCTCACCACCGACGGCCGCGTGGCAGGTGTCGTCTTCGCCCGCTCCGACGTCGGCGACGACCTCGGGTACGCGATGACCCCGGCGGAGCTGAATCCCGTGCTCGCCCAACTCGACGCGTTCGACGCGGCAGTCCCATCCGGCTCCTGCCGGCGCTGA
- a CDS encoding glycosyltransferase family 2 protein, giving the protein MSAITVIVPGHDVQAYAHEALDSLLAQTRTDWTAVLVDDASTDATGELFAAAAAADPRFRVVRHETRRGLAAARNTGLDLVDTPLLGFLDADDRLRPRALERLIGALDASGSDFAVGAYVRLRPDGVGGYAAGAVQPWVAAAMSPARAATTLTEHPGASANIVAWSKVSRTEFWHRAGLRFPDGRLYEDQIVAQQMYARARAFDVVPDVVVEWRERADGTSITQGRHALPVLQEYLAAMRGGIDVLADAGLHAAVQHRVRLILAMDVPPLVEIARTHPDDAYRRALGAFVRDIHTFSAPSAPPPPPVAAALLW; this is encoded by the coding sequence GTGAGCGCGATCACCGTCATCGTGCCGGGGCACGACGTTCAGGCCTATGCGCATGAGGCGCTGGACTCCCTCCTCGCGCAGACCCGCACCGACTGGACGGCGGTGCTGGTGGATGACGCCTCCACGGATGCCACGGGCGAGCTGTTCGCCGCGGCCGCGGCCGCCGACCCGCGATTCCGCGTGGTCCGGCACGAGACCCGCCGCGGGCTCGCCGCCGCCCGCAACACGGGCCTCGACCTCGTGGACACGCCCCTCCTGGGCTTCCTCGACGCCGACGACAGGCTGCGTCCGCGGGCGTTGGAGCGGCTCATCGGGGCGCTGGACGCATCCGGGAGTGACTTCGCGGTGGGGGCGTACGTGCGCCTGCGCCCCGACGGGGTCGGCGGGTACGCCGCCGGCGCCGTGCAGCCGTGGGTGGCGGCGGCGATGAGCCCGGCGCGCGCCGCGACCACGCTCACCGAGCACCCCGGCGCATCCGCCAACATCGTGGCCTGGTCGAAGGTGAGCCGCACGGAGTTCTGGCATCGCGCCGGCCTGCGGTTCCCCGACGGGCGGCTGTACGAAGACCAGATCGTCGCGCAGCAGATGTACGCGCGCGCCCGCGCGTTCGACGTCGTGCCCGACGTGGTCGTGGAGTGGCGCGAGCGCGCGGACGGCACCTCCATCACGCAGGGGCGGCACGCCCTCCCCGTGCTGCAGGAGTACCTCGCGGCGATGCGCGGCGGGATCGACGTGCTCGCCGACGCGGGGCTGCACGCCGCGGTGCAGCATCGCGTCCGCCTCATCCTCGCTATGGACGTCCCGCCGCTCGTGGAGATCGCCCGCACGCACCCCGACGACGCCTACCGGCGGGCGCTCGGCGCGTTCGTCCGCGACATCCACACCTTCTCCGCACCTTCCGCGCCCCCGCCGCCTCCGGTCGCCGCCGCCCTGCTCTGGTAG
- a CDS encoding ABC transporter ATP-binding protein → MGGRAGGGAAFRGVDIQAQRRLNAQAPRVAHLGSRVVELFRPYRGRILVTAVLVIAGAAVAVIPPLLVQRIFDDALFPVEGGSPDLALLLRLVAIMIGLFLLSAALGVVQTWLTSTVGNRVTGDLRVRLFDHLQAMELGFFTRTKTGVIQSRLQNDVGGVSGVLTNTVTSILGNAVTVVASLVAMILIDWRLTIIAVVMMPVLILVQRRVGQVRARIAGETQESLSELTSITQETLSVSGILLSKSFNRQRTESERFATENVNQVRLQVRRAMSGQGFFAVVQVIMSSVPALIYLVAGYLVTGGVDTITAGTIVAFTTVQARLLMPLMGLMRVSLDLQTSAALFARIFEYLDLVPAISDAPDAVTVAEAPGPLGRIEFRDVVFRYPDASAATRATLQGVSFVADPGSHVAFVGPSGAGKTTILYLTPRLYEASEGSVLFAGEDVRRLQQASIVDEIGIVSQETYLFHATIRDNLRYAKPDATHAQIEDACRAANIHHVIAGFEHGYDTIVGERGYRLSGGEKQRIAIARVLLKDPPVLLLDEATSALDTVSERVVQEALDAAARGRTTLTIAHRLSTVIGADVIHVVDAGRIVESGTHAELLAREGLYASLAAEQLAASRILTEESAADS, encoded by the coding sequence ATGGGTGGCCGGGCCGGAGGTGGCGCCGCGTTCCGCGGGGTCGACATCCAGGCCCAGCGCCGCTTGAATGCGCAGGCCCCGCGCGTGGCGCACCTGGGCAGCCGCGTGGTGGAGCTGTTCCGCCCGTACCGGGGGCGCATCCTCGTCACGGCCGTCCTCGTGATCGCCGGCGCCGCGGTCGCGGTCATCCCCCCGCTGCTGGTCCAGCGGATCTTCGACGACGCCCTCTTCCCCGTCGAGGGCGGCTCGCCCGACCTCGCGCTGCTGCTGCGTCTCGTGGCGATCATGATCGGGTTGTTCCTGCTCTCGGCCGCGCTGGGGGTCGTGCAGACGTGGCTCACCTCCACGGTCGGCAACCGCGTCACCGGCGACCTGCGCGTGCGCCTGTTCGACCACCTGCAGGCGATGGAGCTGGGTTTTTTCACCCGCACCAAGACCGGCGTCATCCAGTCGCGCCTGCAGAACGACGTGGGCGGGGTGTCGGGGGTGCTCACCAACACCGTCACCAGCATCCTGGGCAACGCCGTCACGGTGGTCGCCTCGCTCGTGGCGATGATCCTCATCGACTGGCGGCTGACGATCATCGCGGTGGTGATGATGCCGGTGCTGATCCTCGTGCAGCGCCGCGTCGGCCAGGTGCGGGCGCGCATCGCGGGCGAGACGCAGGAGTCGCTGTCGGAGCTCACCTCGATCACGCAGGAGACCCTCAGCGTGTCGGGCATCCTGCTGTCCAAGTCGTTCAACCGCCAGCGCACCGAGTCGGAGCGGTTCGCGACCGAGAACGTCAACCAGGTGCGCCTGCAGGTGCGCCGAGCGATGAGCGGCCAGGGGTTCTTCGCCGTCGTGCAGGTGATCATGTCGAGCGTGCCGGCGCTGATCTACCTGGTCGCGGGGTACCTCGTGACCGGCGGTGTCGACACGATCACGGCCGGCACGATCGTGGCGTTCACGACCGTGCAGGCGCGACTGCTGATGCCGCTCATGGGTCTCATGCGCGTCTCGCTGGATCTGCAGACCTCCGCCGCCCTGTTCGCCCGCATCTTCGAGTATCTCGATCTGGTGCCCGCGATCAGCGACGCTCCCGACGCCGTCACGGTGGCGGAGGCGCCCGGTCCGCTCGGCCGCATCGAGTTCCGCGACGTGGTGTTCCGCTACCCGGATGCGTCGGCGGCGACCCGCGCGACCCTGCAGGGCGTCTCGTTCGTCGCCGACCCCGGCTCCCACGTCGCCTTCGTCGGACCTTCGGGGGCGGGGAAGACGACGATCCTGTACCTCACGCCGCGGTTGTACGAGGCATCCGAGGGATCCGTGCTGTTCGCCGGCGAGGACGTGCGGCGACTGCAGCAGGCCTCGATCGTCGATGAGATCGGCATCGTGTCGCAGGAGACCTACCTCTTCCACGCCACGATCCGCGACAACCTCCGCTACGCCAAGCCCGACGCGACCCACGCCCAGATCGAGGACGCCTGCCGGGCGGCGAACATCCACCACGTGATCGCCGGCTTCGAGCACGGCTACGACACGATCGTGGGGGAGCGCGGCTACCGCCTGTCCGGCGGCGAGAAGCAGCGCATCGCGATCGCCCGCGTGCTGCTGAAGGACCCGCCCGTCCTCCTGCTGGATGAGGCCACCAGCGCCCTGGACACCGTCTCGGAGCGTGTCGTCCAGGAGGCGCTGGATGCCGCGGCGCGCGGTCGCACGACCCTCACGATCGCCCACCGGCTGTCCACCGTGATCGGCGCCGACGTCATCCACGTCGTGGACGCCGGGCGCATCGTGGAGTCCGGCACGCACGCCGAGCTGCTCGCGCGCGAGGGCCTGTACGCGAGCCTGGCCGCCGAGCAGCTCGCGGCCAGCCGCATCCTGACCGAGGAATCCGCCGCCGACTCCTGA
- a CDS encoding sensor histidine kinase, translating to MTHTGAATSSLGRVRPDVLGSLALAVFLLPVTVAAVVQAADGAWAWTDGAAIALFAGVHTASLFWSRRTAAALVAGSAIMLTLAFLPLDATTSAAMLPSSLAYLLIVFGAARDPRPGLGKAALALGVAGALLIVAAHRVVATSGPLHDDLLVDVFAFAGLTAAVVAVWAVGRLLRARDARERERAAEHIREAIAAERRSISRDLHDIVAHSMTVMIAQAEAGIVAGRRDPAASAQALGRIADAGRESMRDMRALLNVLGEGGDAAALAPTPAIDDLTALVEGAAGPGRAISLTETGPRGTLARDAELAVHRTVQEALTNVVRHVRPPVHVQVTLAWTPRALVLEVTDDGGSGAAEPTRAGGGRGLIGMRERITRAGGTLEVTRSPAWTVRAEFSVLPVAG from the coding sequence ATGACGCACACGGGCGCGGCGACCTCGAGCCTCGGGCGCGTGCGCCCGGACGTGCTCGGCAGCCTCGCCCTGGCGGTGTTCCTGCTCCCCGTCACCGTGGCGGCGGTCGTGCAGGCCGCGGACGGCGCGTGGGCGTGGACGGATGGCGCAGCGATCGCGCTCTTCGCGGGAGTGCACACCGCCTCCCTCTTCTGGTCGCGCCGCACCGCCGCCGCGCTCGTGGCGGGCTCGGCGATCATGCTCACCCTGGCCTTCCTTCCGCTGGATGCCACGACCAGCGCAGCCATGCTGCCCTCGAGCCTGGCGTACCTGCTGATCGTGTTCGGCGCGGCACGCGATCCCCGTCCCGGCCTGGGCAAGGCGGCGCTGGCACTGGGGGTGGCCGGCGCCCTCCTGATCGTGGCGGCGCATCGGGTCGTGGCGACGTCGGGTCCGCTGCACGACGACCTCCTCGTCGACGTGTTCGCGTTCGCGGGCCTGACCGCTGCCGTGGTGGCGGTGTGGGCGGTGGGGCGTCTCCTGCGCGCGCGGGACGCACGCGAGCGGGAGCGCGCCGCCGAGCACATCCGGGAGGCCATCGCTGCCGAGCGTCGCAGCATCTCGCGCGACCTGCACGACATCGTGGCGCACTCGATGACGGTGATGATCGCACAGGCGGAGGCCGGCATCGTGGCCGGCCGGCGCGACCCGGCCGCGTCGGCGCAGGCGCTCGGCCGGATCGCCGACGCGGGCCGGGAATCCATGCGCGACATGCGCGCTCTGCTGAACGTCCTCGGGGAGGGCGGGGATGCCGCCGCCCTGGCCCCCACCCCCGCCATCGACGATCTGACCGCCTTGGTCGAGGGCGCAGCCGGTCCCGGACGCGCCATCTCGCTGACCGAGACGGGACCGCGGGGAACGCTCGCGCGCGATGCCGAACTGGCCGTGCACCGGACGGTGCAGGAGGCCCTCACCAACGTCGTCCGCCACGTCCGTCCGCCCGTGCACGTGCAGGTCACCCTCGCGTGGACACCCCGTGCCCTCGTCCTCGAGGTCACCGATGACGGCGGCAGCGGCGCCGCGGAGCCGACGCGCGCCGGTGGCGGGCGGGGTCTCATCGGCATGCGGGAGCGGATCACCAGAGCAGGCGGGACGCTCGAGGTCACCCGCTCTCCGGCGTGGACGGTGCGAGCGGAATTCTCCGTGCTGCCGGTGGCGGGATGA
- a CDS encoding type 1 glutamine amidotransferase domain-containing protein: MTEDLNGKRVAFLLTDGFEDSELTSPWEAVTGAGATAVLVSPSEGSVTGKNGHEQPVDLSAGEADAAAFDALVLPGGVVNADHLRMDTASVGFARDFFAQHKPVGVICHGAWILTEADVLHDRTITSYPSLQTDLRNAGATWVDEEVVVDAGLVSSRTPDDLPAFNDKLVEEIAEGEHSGQTT, from the coding sequence ATGACCGAAGACCTCAACGGCAAGCGCGTCGCCTTCCTGCTGACCGACGGTTTCGAAGACAGTGAACTGACCTCTCCCTGGGAGGCCGTGACCGGCGCCGGCGCGACGGCTGTCCTGGTCTCCCCCAGCGAGGGCAGCGTGACCGGCAAGAACGGGCACGAGCAGCCGGTGGACCTGTCCGCCGGCGAGGCGGATGCGGCCGCATTCGACGCGCTCGTGCTCCCCGGCGGCGTGGTGAACGCCGATCACCTCCGCATGGACACCGCGTCGGTGGGCTTCGCCCGCGACTTCTTCGCCCAGCACAAGCCGGTGGGCGTCATCTGCCACGGCGCGTGGATCCTCACCGAAGCCGACGTGCTGCACGACCGGACGATCACGAGCTACCCGAGCCTGCAGACCGATCTCCGCAACGCCGGCGCCACGTGGGTCGACGAAGAGGTGGTCGTCGATGCGGGCCTGGTCTCCAGCCGTACGCCCGACGACCTGCCCGCCTTCAACGACAAGCTCGTGGAGGAGATCGCCGAGGGCGAACACTCCGGGCAGACGACCTGA
- a CDS encoding FAD-dependent oxidoreductase, translating into MGSTEPVGQPLPGPQPLTDEQWRRIVLFGTPEEVATGDYLFRSGDRDYDLILVDTAEVEVVRDSLWWLDESVLAVNGARTFAGELGLLNGQGAFLSARASRPGRVYRVPRAALRKLMSEDDELCDLLLRTLWQRREGLRKGPAALTLKLVGPPTSKDFESLRRFAERLDLVHTAFEIDPGDPYAFEHHNVAPEDLPIAFIQGEPILRATPGLVADRLGLSYSGDADEVVDLVVIGGGPAGLAAAIYGASEGLSTVLLDAVAPGGQAAATSRIENFLGFPFGVSGGELIGQASLQALKFGVRVYAPCEAARLRSSEDGLEVTLTDGRVIHARTAIVTSGAAYRRLPLPRWDEFEGAGIYYAATQFELRHVVDAPVVVVGGANSAGQAALYLSSHGSPVRLVVRGADLGRRMSAYLVDRLQEDPGVEVLTGANITALEGDGSLQRVRIDAAGDVEARGLFCFIGADPATGWLAELDRDAGGFLRTGTDIPQERLDGPWLRLGREPLPFETSVPRVFAAGDVRRGSMKRVAAAVGEGSSAVASVHRALAG; encoded by the coding sequence GTGGGATCGACGGAACCGGTCGGTCAGCCGCTGCCGGGGCCGCAGCCGCTGACGGACGAACAGTGGCGGCGCATCGTCCTTTTCGGCACACCGGAGGAGGTGGCAACCGGCGACTACCTCTTCCGGTCGGGCGATCGCGACTACGACCTGATCCTCGTCGACACGGCGGAGGTCGAGGTCGTGCGCGACAGCCTGTGGTGGCTGGACGAGTCGGTGCTCGCCGTCAACGGCGCGCGCACGTTCGCCGGTGAGCTCGGGCTGCTCAACGGCCAGGGGGCGTTCCTCTCGGCCCGGGCATCCCGGCCCGGACGCGTGTACCGGGTTCCCCGCGCGGCGCTGCGCAAGCTCATGAGCGAGGACGACGAACTGTGCGACCTGCTCCTGCGCACCCTGTGGCAGCGGCGGGAAGGGCTGCGGAAAGGCCCCGCCGCCCTCACTCTGAAGCTCGTCGGGCCACCCACGTCGAAGGACTTCGAGTCGCTGCGCCGCTTCGCGGAGCGGCTGGACCTCGTGCACACCGCCTTCGAGATCGACCCCGGCGACCCCTACGCCTTCGAGCACCACAACGTGGCGCCGGAAGACCTTCCGATCGCGTTCATCCAGGGCGAGCCCATCCTGCGCGCGACCCCGGGGCTGGTCGCCGATCGCCTCGGGCTCAGCTACAGCGGTGATGCCGATGAGGTCGTCGACCTCGTCGTGATCGGCGGTGGCCCGGCCGGCCTCGCCGCGGCGATCTACGGCGCATCGGAGGGCCTCAGCACGGTCCTGCTGGACGCTGTCGCCCCCGGCGGACAGGCCGCCGCGACGTCCCGCATCGAGAACTTCCTCGGCTTCCCGTTCGGTGTCAGCGGCGGCGAGCTCATCGGCCAGGCGTCCCTCCAGGCGCTGAAGTTCGGGGTGCGCGTGTACGCCCCCTGCGAGGCGGCCCGGCTGCGCTCGAGCGAGGACGGCCTGGAGGTGACCCTGACCGACGGCCGTGTCATCCACGCCCGCACCGCCATCGTCACCTCCGGCGCCGCCTACCGGCGTCTCCCGCTGCCACGGTGGGACGAATTCGAGGGGGCGGGCATCTACTACGCGGCGACGCAGTTCGAGCTGCGTCACGTCGTCGATGCGCCCGTCGTGGTCGTCGGCGGCGCGAACTCCGCGGGCCAGGCGGCACTGTACCTGTCGTCGCACGGATCGCCGGTGCGCCTGGTCGTGCGCGGCGCCGACCTCGGCCGGCGCATGTCGGCGTATCTCGTCGACCGCCTGCAGGAGGATCCCGGCGTCGAGGTGCTCACCGGCGCCAACATCACCGCCCTCGAGGGCGACGGATCGCTCCAGCGGGTGCGCATCGATGCCGCCGGCGACGTCGAGGCGCGCGGACTGTTCTGCTTCATCGGCGCCGACCCCGCCACGGGATGGCTCGCCGAACTGGACCGCGATGCCGGCGGATTCCTGCGCACGGGCACCGACATCCCCCAGGAGCGCCTGGACGGCCCGTGGCTGCGCCTGGGCCGCGAGCCACTGCCCTTCGAGACCTCGGTGCCGCGCGTGTTCGCCGCCGGCGACGTGCGTCGCGGCTCGATGAAGCGCGTGGCCGCCGCCGTCGGCGAGGGTTCCAGCGCGGTCGCGTCGGTGCACCGCGCCCTGGCCGGCTGA
- a CDS encoding DHA2 family efflux MFS transporter permease subunit — protein MAATDTDSIRLPTSSAAPAEITPQQSRVIWLLLVAAFVAILNETTMGVAIPSLIIDLNITAVAAQWLTTAFMLTMAVVIPITGFLLQRFTTRQVFIAAMTLFSIGTLAAFLSPGFPALVGARVIQASGTAIMMPLLMTTLMTIVPPHQRGRMMGRVSIVMALAPAIGPTMSGIILDTLGWHWNFGIMLPIALVALFVGARWITNLGETRRAPIDVPSVILSAFGFGGLVFGLSQIGGGGHSGPGAAAADAMSTTTFVASLVIGVVGLALFVWRQLVKQRSDAALLDLRVFRSRNFSISVAHLGIMSMAFFGAITLLPLYLQDVRGVSALETGLIILPGSLAMGFAGPFIGRIYDRWGTRVLLIPGSIVTSGMLWMYTTVGATTPIWLIVVLQSILSLGLAMSFTPLFTASLASLQPRFYSYGSAVVGTVQQVAGAAGIALLITVMSSASAASDAGAVDERGTQTAYLIAALLSLPTILGAFLIRKPADDPAAPSGDAALAH, from the coding sequence GTGGCCGCCACTGACACCGACAGCATCCGCCTTCCCACCAGCTCCGCGGCACCCGCGGAGATCACGCCCCAGCAGAGCCGCGTCATCTGGCTCCTGCTCGTGGCCGCGTTCGTCGCGATCCTCAACGAGACGACGATGGGTGTGGCGATCCCCAGCCTCATCATCGACCTGAACATCACGGCGGTCGCCGCGCAGTGGTTGACGACCGCCTTCATGCTGACGATGGCGGTGGTCATCCCGATCACCGGGTTCCTCCTGCAGCGGTTCACCACACGGCAGGTGTTCATCGCCGCGATGACGCTGTTCTCCATCGGAACGCTCGCCGCCTTCCTCTCCCCCGGCTTCCCCGCCCTCGTGGGGGCGCGCGTCATCCAGGCCTCCGGCACGGCGATCATGATGCCGTTGCTCATGACGACGCTCATGACGATCGTGCCGCCGCATCAGCGCGGCCGGATGATGGGCCGCGTCAGCATCGTGATGGCGCTGGCCCCCGCGATCGGGCCCACCATGTCGGGAATCATCCTGGACACCCTCGGGTGGCACTGGAACTTCGGCATCATGCTGCCCATCGCCCTCGTCGCGCTGTTCGTGGGCGCGCGGTGGATCACGAACCTCGGGGAGACCCGCAGAGCGCCGATCGACGTGCCCTCGGTGATCCTGTCGGCGTTCGGATTCGGCGGTCTCGTCTTCGGCCTCAGCCAGATCGGCGGCGGTGGTCATTCCGGACCCGGCGCGGCGGCAGCGGATGCGATGTCCACCACGACGTTCGTGGCCTCCCTCGTCATCGGTGTCGTCGGTCTCGCCCTGTTCGTCTGGCGCCAGCTGGTGAAGCAGCGCTCCGACGCGGCCCTGCTGGATCTGCGGGTGTTCCGATCGCGGAACTTCTCGATCTCGGTGGCCCACCTGGGCATCATGTCGATGGCCTTCTTCGGCGCGATCACGCTGCTGCCGCTGTACCTGCAGGACGTGCGGGGAGTCTCGGCGCTGGAGACGGGGCTGATCATCCTGCCCGGCTCGCTCGCGATGGGCTTCGCGGGTCCCTTCATCGGTCGCATCTACGACCGGTGGGGCACTCGCGTGCTCCTCATCCCCGGTTCCATCGTCACGAGCGGGATGCTGTGGATGTACACCACGGTCGGGGCGACGACCCCCATCTGGCTGATCGTCGTGCTGCAGTCGATCCTGTCGCTGGGCCTGGCGATGTCGTTCACCCCGCTGTTCACGGCGTCGCTGGCCTCGCTCCAGCCCCGCTTCTACTCGTACGGATCGGCCGTGGTCGGCACCGTGCAGCAGGTCGCCGGGGCCGCCGGCATCGCGCTGCTGATCACCGTGATGTCCTCCGCCAGCGCCGCCTCGGACGCCGGAGCGGTGGATGAGCGGGGCACGCAGACGGCGTACCTGATCGCCGCGCTGCTGTCGCTGCCGACCATCCTCGGCGCCTTCCTCATCCGCAAGCCGGCCGACGATCCCGCCGCACCGAGCGGTGACGCCGCGCTCGCGCACTGA